The DNA segment ATGTCAGGGTATTGCCAATCAAAATCAACCTCAATGCTGCCTGTTGTAGACAGGTAGGCAGCCAACAAAGCTTTCCACATTAAAATTCTTGCGATTTTTGGTTTTGCGGAAAACTTTTGTAGAGCTTCAAAAGCATGATGAGACGTAATGGCATGCAATAAGGTAAAATTATTATTTTGTGAAAATAGCCATAACAAGGCCGATTCAAGTTTTGAGGCCTCTAAATCATCATAGAACAGCTGTGCAGACAAGTCTTTAAACATAGGATTATGCGCTACAATGGCCATCCGTTGCGCAATATTAGGGGCCACAATTTTTTTACCTTGGTTAAAGTCTTGCTCCCTAAAGCGCTTTAAAAGATCAAGCATGCTGACTGTGTTTGTTAGCTTTGAATCTAAACCCAAGTCCAAATAACTTGTGGCCCAACTGGCCAAACTGATCACGATCTCCTCCTTTATATTGAACCGAACAGCATAAAATAATCTGATGAGTGGATGAAAAGCTGCCGCTGCTACACCTGGCATCAGTTGATCAAAATAGTGTGCAATCATTTTGTCTTGACCCAAGTGTTGCATTTCGGTTTTAAAAAATTGAACATAGGCTGTTTCATATTCATGGTTACCCAAGTGCTCTCTCCAATTATCACTTGCAATCTTTAATGAAGATGCTGATTTTGCTCTAAGTTTTGCCGCACTTTTTTGATAAAAACTTTCTAAGCGTTTATCGCTGGCCCCCATTTCTTTAAGAGCAAGTAAAGCCATGGGGGTATGGGTATAGAGTTGGGTTTTATAATAGGTGCTGTATTGAGCATTATGTTTTTGAATCAATCTCTGCGCTAACATGTTCTGATCTTAAGCGATTAAGAGAAAATGT comes from the bacterium genome and includes:
- a CDS encoding questin oxidase family protein, coding for MLAQRLIQKHNAQYSTYYKTQLYTHTPMALLALKEMGASDKRLESFYQKSAAKLRAKSASSLKIASDNWREHLGNHEYETAYVQFFKTEMQHLGQDKMIAHYFDQLMPGVAAAAFHPLIRLFYAVRFNIKEEIVISLASWATSYLDLGLDSKLTNTVSMLDLLKRFREQDFNQGKKIVAPNIAQRMAIVAHNPMFKDLSAQLFYDDLEASKLESALLWLFSQNNNFTLLHAITSHHAFEALQKFSAKPKIARILMWKALLAAYLSTTGSIEVDFDWQYPDMKFPDWPKLTAKAIQSNEEHVIKLVHILSIKNRKDIDQRLRYGAALKMGLIE